A window of Mytilus edulis chromosome 10, xbMytEdul2.2, whole genome shotgun sequence contains these coding sequences:
- the LOC139491312 gene encoding para-nitrobenzyl esterase-like, translating to MDVLTLIYLIYMIFVNSGVSQQQPVVLTDCGPVLGTNSTTFVFKGIPYAVPPLRDLRWTPPQALSKTGGTCWAGTFNASTFGNTCIQRNEYNQSEIIGSEDCLYLNVWTPTLNTSANLPVMVWIHGGSLQLSNGNRPTFSPTAKLANSTNVVYVSMNYRLHAFGFMALDILTARSVHKTSGNYGFMDQQLAFQWVQRNIKNFGGNPNLVTVFGQSSGGTSIIGLLASPLSKGLFHRAWMMSASPVYNKTLVEASKDNLVFLKNIGCSDTNCLVNVPANDIIHAVPWNVYPYWAMSDQMDLPVRNYFDGAICIVDGYVVPEPPFEMWKQGKGIDVPVIVGTTSQETDLHPSHSDINSWTWDTYHKYVHTYLDTFPGNISTEALALYPDGVESEEYQYTSMTSDLRVTCPNNIMSDILSKYFKSPVYRYVLTIWPSQPVNVMGIPYKAKYACHMWDAIGFFGSISSYYKPTKGDKSFEKSIQKEMVHFATTGKPYTQSWKTYPTNTGLLTTNVTVVSSYHAEMCTFWKDNDFFRYAWIN from the exons ATGGATGTCTTAACATTAATATATCTCATATATATGATATTTGTGAATAGCGGGGTTTCTCAACAACAACCTGTGGTATTAACAGATTGTGGTCCTGTTTTAGGAACTAATTCCACAACCTTTGTATTCAAGGGAATACCATATGCCGTTCCACCTTTACGTGATCTACGATGGACTCCTCCACAGGCCCTGAGCAAAACTGGTGGAACATGTTGGGCAGGAACATTCAATGCATCAACATTTGGAAACACGTGCATACAACGAAATGAATACAATCAAAGTGAAATTATAGGTAGTGAGGACTGTCTCTATCTCAATGTATGGACGCCGACGCTAAACACCAGCGCTAATTTACCAGTCATGGTGTGGATACACGGTGGAAGTTTGCAGTTATCAAATGGAAACAGGCCGACTTTTAGCCCAACTGCAAAGCTTGCAAACTCGACAAACGTCGTTTATGTTAGCATGAACTATCGTCTTCATGCCTTCGGTTTTATGGCTTTGGATATTTTGACAGCGCGATCGGTACATAAAACCTCTGGAAATTATGGATTCATGGATCAGCAACTTGCATTTCAATGGGTGCAACGGAACATCAAAAACTTTGGCGGGAACCCTAATTTG gTTACCGTATTTGGTCAGAGTTCAGGCGGAACTAGCATTATAGGTCTTCTTGCATCGCCATTGTCAAAGGGACTATTTCATCGCGCATGGATGATGAGTGCGTCACCTGTTTACAATAAAACCCTAGTAGAAGCATCCAAAGATAATTTAGTGTTTCTGAAAAACATAGGCTGTTCAGATACAAATTGTCTGGTGAATGTACCAGCAAATGACATTATTCATGCAGTTCCATGGAACGTCTATCCTTATTGGGCTATGTCGGATCAGATGGACTTGCCAGTGCGTAACTACTTTGATGGGGCTATTTGCATTGTGGATG GATATGTCGTACCCGAACCACCGTTTGAAATGTGGAAGCAGGGAAAAGGGATAGACGTCCCCGTAATTGTTG GGACAACAAGTCAGGAAACAGACCTTCACCCATCACATTCAGATATAAACAGTTGGACATGGGATACCTATCACAAATACGTCCACACGTATCTCGACACTTTTCCTGGAAACATTTCTACCGAAGCTTTAGCCCTGTATCCAGATGGTGTAGAAAGCGAAGAATACCAATACACATCGATGACGTCAGATTTAAGAGTAACCTGTCCCAATAATATCATGTCAGATATACTCAGCAAATACTTCAAATCTCCAGTTTATAGATACGTTCTTACTATTTGGCCATCCCAGCCCGTCAATGTAATGGGTATACCATACAAGGCTAAGTACGCATGCCACATGTGGGACGCCATTGGATTTTTTGGCTCCATCAGCAGCTACTATAAACCTACAAAAGgtgataaaagttttgaaaaatcgATTCAGAAAGAAATGGTCCATTTTGCCACTACAGGAAAACCATATACACAAAGCTGGAAAACGTATCCAACAAACACTGGTCTTCTTACTACGAACGTGACAGTTGTATCGTCTTATCATGCTGAAATGTGTACTTTTTGGAAGGACAACGATTTTTTCCGCTACGCctggataaactaa